In Kineococcus sp. NBC_00420, a single genomic region encodes these proteins:
- a CDS encoding quinone-dependent dihydroorotate dehydrogenase: MVAGSGRAYKTVYRHLLTRIDAEDAHRWAFAGMRVASRVPVASQVLRRVFVEPDPRLRTTVFGLDFPTPLGLAAGFDKNATGIAALGNFGFSCVEIGTVTALPQPGNPRPRLHRLVADRAVVNRMGFNNAGAEVVARRLRQVRAVPPVHPVVIGVNIGKSKVVAEADAASDYAVSARLLAPYADYLVVNVSSPNTPGLRDLQAVEKLRPVLRSVREAADAAAHRHVPLLVKIAPDLSDTDVDAVADLALEEELDGIVATNTTISREGLRSGATLVVAAGGGGLSGAPLKERSVEVLRRLAARTHGRLVLISVGGIETAADVQERLDAGASLVQAYTAFVYEGPGWARRVLGELAASRTRREGDKRF; this comes from the coding sequence GTGGTGGCTGGATCGGGACGCGCCTACAAGACGGTGTACCGACACCTGCTGACGCGCATCGACGCCGAGGACGCCCACCGCTGGGCCTTCGCCGGGATGCGGGTCGCGAGCCGCGTTCCCGTTGCCTCGCAGGTGCTGCGCCGTGTCTTCGTCGAACCGGATCCCCGGTTGCGCACGACGGTCTTCGGCCTCGACTTCCCGACCCCGCTGGGGTTGGCCGCCGGGTTCGACAAGAACGCCACGGGGATCGCGGCGCTCGGCAACTTCGGGTTCTCCTGCGTCGAGATCGGGACCGTGACGGCCCTGCCGCAGCCGGGGAACCCCAGACCCCGTCTGCACCGGCTCGTCGCCGACCGGGCCGTCGTGAACCGGATGGGTTTCAACAACGCCGGCGCCGAGGTCGTGGCGCGGCGGTTGCGCCAGGTGCGGGCCGTCCCGCCCGTGCACCCCGTCGTGATCGGGGTGAACATCGGCAAGAGCAAGGTCGTGGCCGAGGCCGACGCCGCCTCCGACTACGCGGTCTCGGCGCGGCTCCTCGCCCCCTACGCCGACTACCTCGTCGTCAACGTCTCCTCCCCGAACACGCCGGGACTGCGTGACCTCCAGGCCGTCGAGAAGCTCCGGCCGGTGCTGCGCTCCGTGCGCGAGGCCGCCGACGCCGCCGCCCACCGCCACGTCCCGCTCCTGGTGAAGATCGCCCCCGACCTCTCCGACACCGACGTCGACGCCGTCGCCGACCTCGCCCTGGAGGAGGAGCTCGACGGGATCGTCGCCACGAACACCACGATCTCGCGCGAGGGACTGCGTTCCGGCGCAACGCTCGTCGTCGCCGCCGGTGGGGGCGGTCTCTCCGGTGCCCCGCTGAAGGAGCGTTCGGTCGAGGTGCTGCGCCGGCTCGCTGCGCGCACCCACGGACGCCTCGTGCTGATCAGCGTGGGGGGGATCGAGACGGCCGCGGACGTCCAGGAACGCCTCGACGCCGGCGCCTCGCTCGTGCAGGCCTACACCGCGTTCGTCTACGAGGGCCCGGGCTGGGCCCGACGCGTCCTGGGCGAACTGGCTGCCAGCCGCACCCGTCGTGAGGGCGACAAGCGGTTCTGA
- a CDS encoding Gfo/Idh/MocA family protein encodes MSDADTRPEPVTFALLGYGGGGRFFHAPIIAGAPGARLGVVVTSDAERAARARAEHGVEVVGSLAEAKALGVDAVAISTPAATHTDLTNQAIDLGLPVVCDKPFALDARSAIETVQRAEAAGVLLAPFQNRRWDSDFLTLQRVLTEGELGDVVRLESSFERWSAGDPPAAGGGLVRDFGAHLVDQALHLFGPARSVNAQARGGKGSEDDFRIQIEHVGGVRSELSGSWKQALPGPRYRVTGTRGSFVVESPMDVQEEVLLSGRTPSSEGAAWGAEPASRWGWLALGGGAVRRVPSEAGRWPDFYAGFAAAVRGRGPVPVDPWDAVETCTTVDAVHGSIEHQEVVYLTE; translated from the coding sequence GTGAGCGACGCCGACACCCGCCCTGAACCCGTGACCTTCGCCCTGCTCGGGTACGGCGGGGGTGGGCGCTTCTTCCACGCCCCGATCATCGCGGGCGCCCCCGGGGCCCGGCTGGGGGTCGTCGTGACCTCCGACGCCGAACGGGCGGCGCGGGCGAGGGCCGAGCACGGGGTCGAGGTCGTCGGCTCGCTCGCCGAGGCGAAGGCCCTGGGTGTGGACGCGGTCGCGATCTCCACCCCGGCGGCGACGCACACGGACCTGACGAACCAGGCGATCGACCTGGGTCTGCCCGTGGTCTGCGACAAGCCCTTCGCCCTCGACGCCCGGAGCGCGATCGAGACGGTGCAGCGCGCGGAGGCCGCCGGGGTGCTGCTGGCGCCGTTCCAGAACCGCCGTTGGGACTCCGACTTCCTGACCCTGCAGCGGGTGCTGACCGAGGGGGAACTCGGGGACGTGGTGCGCTTGGAGTCCTCCTTCGAGCGGTGGTCCGCGGGCGACCCGCCGGCGGCCGGGGGCGGCCTGGTCCGCGACTTCGGAGCGCACCTGGTCGACCAGGCGCTGCACCTCTTCGGGCCGGCGCGCAGCGTGAACGCGCAGGCCCGGGGCGGGAAGGGGAGCGAGGACGACTTCCGGATCCAGATCGAGCACGTCGGTGGGGTGCGCAGCGAACTGTCCGGGTCGTGGAAGCAGGCCCTGCCGGGACCGCGCTACCGCGTGACGGGCACCCGGGGCAGCTTCGTCGTCGAGTCCCCGATGGACGTCCAGGAGGAGGTCCTCCTCTCGGGCCGGACACCCTCCTCCGAAGGCGCGGCGTGGGGCGCGGAGCCCGCGAGTCGCTGGGGGTGGCTCGCCCTCGGTGGCGGCGCGGTGCGCCGGGTGCCCAGCGAGGCCGGCCGCTGGCCCGACTTCTACGCCGGGTTCGCGGCCGCGGTGCGCGGGCGGGGTCCCGTCCCCGTCGACCCGTGGGACGCGGTCGAGACCTGCACCACCGTGGACGCGGTGCACGGCAGCATCGAACACCAGGAGGTCGTCTATCTCACGGAGTGA
- a CDS encoding MFS transporter, giving the protein MTDLARRPSASSDGPSSSDPAPDPNRWRALGVCLAVGFMTLLDVSIVNVALPSIETSLGAGSSQIQWIVAGYALAFGLVLVPAGRVGDLYSRRLLFVVGLAGFVLTSAGAGLVQSATALSIVRLAQGVTAGLVNPQVLALIQELFSGAERGKAFGLFGTTIGLSTAIGPLLGGGILAVFGEDQGWRGVFLVNVPIGIVLLPLAWKWLPGRDRSRARSKLHLDVPGLLLLAAATVFGMLPFVLTTGQGDSPARWWFLLPGAVLLAAFVGWERWEGKRGRDPVVAGELVRTASFTGGALVGIAYFAGFTGIFLVVTLYLQTGLGFSPLQAGLVQTPFAVMSAIFAQVGGRQVNRRGRPVVVVGLVVVAVGLAGADVVSAALQGTAGALALSACLAVAGAGSGLVISPNQTLTLAEVPRSVAGVAGGVLQTGQRVGSAVGVAATTAIFFSTVAAGPRSQEVFGEALSDGLRVSLGLVVLALVLAIVDLRRRAAHQHGAHDASAARHRVE; this is encoded by the coding sequence GTGACCGACCTGGCCCGACGCCCCTCCGCTTCCTCCGACGGGCCCTCCTCCTCCGACCCGGCACCCGATCCGAACCGCTGGCGTGCCCTCGGGGTCTGCCTCGCCGTCGGGTTCATGACCCTCCTCGACGTCTCCATCGTGAACGTCGCGCTGCCCTCGATCGAGACGTCCCTGGGGGCGGGGTCCAGCCAGATCCAGTGGATCGTCGCCGGCTACGCCCTCGCCTTCGGCCTGGTCCTCGTCCCCGCCGGGCGCGTCGGCGACCTCTACTCCCGGCGGCTGCTCTTCGTCGTGGGCCTCGCCGGTTTCGTCCTCACCAGCGCGGGGGCCGGGCTCGTCCAGTCCGCGACGGCGCTCTCGATCGTCCGCCTCGCCCAGGGGGTGACGGCCGGGCTGGTCAACCCCCAGGTCCTCGCCCTCATCCAGGAGCTGTTCTCCGGCGCCGAACGGGGCAAGGCCTTCGGGCTGTTCGGAACCACCATCGGGCTCTCCACCGCCATCGGGCCGCTGCTCGGCGGCGGGATCCTCGCGGTGTTCGGCGAGGATCAGGGCTGGCGGGGGGTCTTCCTGGTGAACGTCCCCATCGGGATCGTGCTGCTGCCGCTGGCGTGGAAGTGGCTGCCCGGCCGCGACCGGTCGAGGGCCCGCTCCAAGCTCCACCTCGACGTCCCGGGGTTGCTGCTGCTGGCCGCGGCCACGGTGTTCGGCATGCTGCCCTTCGTCCTCACCACCGGCCAGGGGGACTCACCCGCCCGCTGGTGGTTCCTGCTGCCGGGTGCGGTGCTGCTCGCCGCGTTCGTCGGCTGGGAACGCTGGGAGGGCAAGCGCGGTCGCGACCCGGTCGTGGCCGGTGAGCTGGTGCGCACGGCGTCCTTCACCGGCGGCGCCCTCGTCGGGATCGCCTACTTCGCCGGGTTCACCGGGATCTTCCTCGTCGTCACGCTCTACCTGCAGACCGGGCTGGGGTTCTCGCCCCTGCAGGCCGGGCTGGTGCAGACGCCCTTCGCGGTGATGTCCGCGATCTTCGCCCAGGTCGGGGGGCGCCAGGTGAACCGGCGCGGTCGGCCGGTCGTCGTCGTCGGGCTGGTCGTCGTGGCCGTGGGGCTGGCCGGGGCCGACGTGGTGTCCGCCGCCCTCCAGGGCACCGCCGGCGCGCTCGCCCTGTCGGCGTGCCTCGCGGTCGCGGGGGCCGGCAGCGGGCTCGTGATCTCCCCAAACCAGACGCTGACGTTGGCCGAGGTGCCGCGCAGCGTCGCCGGGGTCGCGGGCGGGGTCCTGCAGACGGGACAGCGCGTGGGCTCGGCCGTCGGTGTCGCAGCCACCACCGCGATCTTCTTCTCCACCGTCGCCGCGGGTCCGCGCTCGCAGGAGGTCTTCGGCGAGGCGCTCTCCGACGGGCTGCGCGTCTCGCTGGGACTCGTCGTGCTCGCGCTGGTGCTGGCGATCGTCGACCTGCGCCGCCGCGCCGCGCACCAGCACGGCGCGCACGACGCCAGCGCGGCCCGGCACCGGGTCGAGTAG
- a CDS encoding DUF3043 domain-containing protein: protein MFGRSKEKPAASTQVVEGSLVELTKEGGKGRPTPKRSEARARNARPLVPTDRKAAQKLSREAQREQRAKMQTALLTGDERYLPVRDRGAQKRFVRDVVDARRNVGEYFLIIAGASLILSMIAQPLGSAQLLLGTTLLIYLMLAVVIIDSILLGRKVSRAVKARFPEPERGLVSYGVTRALQIRRMRRPVPMVDRGALPR, encoded by the coding sequence GTGTTCGGACGCTCGAAGGAGAAGCCAGCCGCCTCGACCCAGGTCGTCGAGGGGTCGCTCGTCGAGCTGACCAAGGAGGGCGGCAAGGGCCGCCCCACGCCGAAGCGCAGCGAGGCCCGCGCCCGCAACGCCCGCCCCCTGGTCCCCACCGACCGCAAGGCCGCGCAGAAGCTGAGCCGCGAGGCCCAGCGCGAACAGCGCGCCAAGATGCAGACCGCGTTGCTCACGGGCGACGAGCGCTACCTGCCGGTGCGCGACCGCGGAGCCCAGAAGCGCTTCGTCCGCGACGTCGTCGACGCCCGTCGCAACGTCGGTGAGTACTTCCTCATCATCGCCGGTGCCTCGCTGATCCTCTCGATGATCGCCCAGCCGCTGGGTTCCGCGCAGCTCCTGCTCGGCACCACGCTGCTCATCTACCTGATGCTGGCCGTCGTGATCATCGACAGCATCCTGCTGGGCCGCAAGGTGTCCCGTGCGGTGAAGGCCCGGTTCCCCGAGCCCGAGCGCGGTCTCGTCTCCTACGGCGTCACCCGTGCGCTGCAGATCCGCCGGATGCGCCGACCGGTGCCGATGGTGGACCGCGGCGCCCTCCCCCGCTGA
- a CDS encoding MFS transporter gives MGPADLSTTRAAPPTNPTGKVAAASLIGTTIEFYDFYVYATAAVLVFPQLFFPSDNDTAAALASLASFAIAFVARPIGSVVFGHFGDRIGRKTTLVAALLVMGVSTVLIGVLPTHASAGTLAPVLLCILRFGQGFGLGGEWGGAALLATENAPANRRALYGMFPQLGAPLGFIIANTLFIVLSSTMSDATFTAWGWRVPFLLSAVLVVLGLWIRLSLAETPIFAKALSENRRVRVPVAETFRSSWRIVVLGAFSVMLTYTLFYLTTTWSLSYGTKALAYSRHDFLLMLCVAVLFMAAATPLSGILSDRIGRRPVLATAMVGGAVVGLLTGPLLGSGSTALVMVWLCAGLFFMGLVFGPIGAYLPELFPTNVRYTGASLAFNCGSILGASLAPYTAVKLAAAHGVGWVGFYLAGTAVVSLVALSLLRETRTSSIS, from the coding sequence ATGGGTCCCGCCGACCTCAGCACCACCCGGGCCGCGCCGCCGACCAACCCCACGGGGAAGGTCGCAGCCGCCAGCCTCATCGGCACCACGATCGAGTTCTACGACTTCTACGTCTACGCGACGGCCGCCGTCCTCGTCTTCCCGCAGCTCTTCTTCCCCTCCGACAACGACACCGCCGCCGCGCTGGCGTCGCTGGCGTCCTTCGCGATCGCCTTCGTCGCGCGCCCCATCGGCTCGGTCGTGTTCGGGCACTTCGGCGACCGGATCGGCCGCAAGACGACGCTCGTCGCCGCGTTGCTCGTCATGGGCGTCTCGACGGTGCTCATCGGCGTCCTGCCGACGCACGCGAGCGCCGGGACCCTCGCTCCCGTCCTGCTCTGCATCCTGCGTTTCGGGCAGGGTTTCGGGCTGGGGGGTGAGTGGGGCGGCGCGGCGCTGCTCGCGACGGAGAACGCCCCGGCGAACCGCCGGGCCCTCTACGGCATGTTCCCCCAGCTCGGTGCGCCGCTCGGCTTCATCATCGCGAACACGCTGTTCATCGTCCTCTCCTCGACCATGAGCGACGCGACGTTCACCGCGTGGGGCTGGCGGGTGCCGTTCCTGCTCAGCGCCGTGCTGGTGGTCCTGGGGCTCTGGATCCGGCTCAGCCTGGCCGAGACGCCGATCTTCGCCAAGGCGCTGTCGGAGAACCGCCGGGTGCGCGTCCCGGTCGCGGAGACCTTCCGCAGCAGCTGGCGCATCGTCGTCCTCGGCGCCTTCTCGGTGATGCTGACGTACACCCTCTTCTACCTCACCACGACCTGGTCGCTCAGCTACGGGACCAAGGCGCTGGCCTACTCCCGTCACGACTTCCTGCTGATGCTGTGCGTCGCCGTGCTCTTCATGGCCGCCGCCACCCCGCTCTCCGGGATCCTCTCCGACCGGATCGGTCGTCGTCCGGTCCTGGCCACCGCGATGGTCGGCGGCGCGGTCGTGGGGCTGCTGACCGGTCCGCTGCTGGGTTCCGGCAGCACCGCACTGGTCATGGTGTGGCTGTGCGCCGGGTTGTTCTTCATGGGCCTGGTGTTCGGTCCGATCGGGGCGTACCTGCCCGAGCTCTTCCCGACCAACGTCCGCTACACCGGGGCCTCGCTGGCCTTCAACTGCGGCAGCATCCTCGGCGCCTCCCTCGCGCCGTACACCGCGGTGAAGCTGGCCGCGGCCCACGGCGTCGGTTGGGTCGGGTTCTACCTGGCCGGCACGGCCGTCGTCAGCCTCGTCGCGCTGTCGCTGTTGCGCGAGACCCGGACGTCCTCGATCAGCTGA
- a CDS encoding DUF779 domain-containing protein, whose protein sequence is MPVGLTAEAAAQLRRLRARHGELMFHQSGGCCDGSSPMCFPDGDFILSDADEFLGNLEIPAEEASEAFTVGVWMSKEQYLRWAHTELTIDLVPGRGAGFSLEAPDGVRFLVRSRLCRV, encoded by the coding sequence GTGCCGGTAGGACTGACCGCGGAGGCGGCGGCGCAGTTGCGCCGCCTCCGCGCCCGGCACGGGGAGCTGATGTTCCACCAGTCGGGGGGCTGCTGCGACGGCAGTTCCCCGATGTGCTTCCCCGACGGCGACTTCATCCTCTCCGACGCGGACGAGTTCCTCGGGAACCTCGAGATCCCGGCCGAGGAGGCTTCCGAGGCGTTCACCGTCGGGGTGTGGATGTCGAAGGAGCAGTACCTGCGCTGGGCCCACACCGAACTGACCATCGACCTCGTCCCCGGGCGCGGGGCCGGGTTCTCGCTCGAGGCGCCGGACGGGGTGCGCTTCCTCGTCCGGTCCCGGTTGTGCCGGGTCTGA
- a CDS encoding GAF domain-containing protein: MSARLSRSREDWLASCESGPAGTPLPGARDLVSSSWWRARSTGLDPDRVLPPVLLEGTDLLERRDAHPLAGVLPTARRLLLEEPLGVPVLMAVSDVDGTLLWVEGDPGLRRAAERMAFTAGARWSEDVAGLNAPGTALALGRPVRVRAEEHYATAVSRWSCSAAPVRDPSSGEVLGVLDLTGGDDLGRERALQFVRAAVGALEGELRVAALRRGLGGTPVALPPPAPRLSVLGSAAHLGVAADVRPLSLRHSEVLLTLLTGPEGGQSAARLAAELDERHLAPVSVRAEVHRLRSVLGERTRGLVALSPAPYRLVGALGCDALEVRDALRAGRVRDAVRGWTGDLLPASDAPGIRELREELRAGLRAAVLEGEDDQALLEFSRTGIGRDDPVVAHDLVRRLAPGDPGRAEALAREVRLRG; this comes from the coding sequence GTGTCGGCACGGTTGTCCCGATCGCGCGAGGACTGGCTGGCGTCCTGCGAGAGCGGGCCCGCGGGGACGCCGTTGCCCGGTGCCCGCGACCTCGTGTCCTCCTCCTGGTGGCGGGCGCGCAGCACCGGCCTCGACCCCGACCGCGTCCTGCCCCCGGTCCTGCTCGAGGGGACCGACCTGCTCGAGCGTCGCGACGCCCACCCCCTCGCCGGTGTCCTGCCCACCGCCCGTCGGTTGCTGCTCGAGGAACCCCTCGGGGTGCCCGTCCTGATGGCCGTCAGCGACGTCGACGGGACGTTGCTGTGGGTCGAGGGCGACCCGGGACTGCGCCGGGCGGCCGAACGGATGGCCTTCACCGCCGGGGCGCGCTGGAGCGAGGACGTCGCCGGCCTCAACGCCCCGGGGACGGCCCTCGCCCTCGGCCGTCCCGTCCGGGTCCGGGCGGAGGAGCACTACGCGACGGCCGTCTCCCGCTGGAGCTGCTCCGCCGCCCCGGTGCGCGACCCCTCCTCCGGGGAGGTGCTCGGCGTCCTCGACCTCACCGGCGGGGACGACCTCGGCCGGGAACGGGCCCTGCAGTTCGTGCGCGCCGCCGTCGGGGCGCTCGAGGGGGAGCTGCGGGTCGCCGCGCTGCGCCGTGGCCTCGGGGGGACGCCCGTCGCGCTGCCGCCACCCGCTCCCCGGTTGTCGGTGCTGGGGTCCGCCGCGCACCTCGGGGTCGCCGCCGACGTCCGCCCGTTGTCGTTGCGCCACAGCGAGGTCCTGCTCACGCTGCTCACCGGCCCGGAGGGTGGGCAGTCCGCGGCCCGGCTGGCCGCCGAGCTCGACGAACGCCACCTCGCCCCCGTGTCGGTGCGCGCCGAGGTGCACCGGCTGCGGTCGGTGCTCGGGGAACGCACCCGGGGTCTCGTCGCGCTGTCGCCCGCGCCCTACCGGCTGGTCGGAGCGCTCGGCTGCGACGCCCTCGAGGTCCGGGACGCGCTGCGGGCCGGCCGGGTGCGGGACGCGGTCCGGGGCTGGACCGGTGACCTGCTGCCCGCCTCCGACGCCCCCGGGATCCGGGAACTGCGCGAGGAACTGCGCGCCGGGCTGCGCGCCGCCGTCCTCGAGGGGGAGGACGACCAGGCCCTGCTGGAGTTCTCCCGGACCGGCATCGGTCGTGACGACCCCGTCGTGGCCCACGACCTCGTCCGACGCCTCGCCCCCGGGGATCCCGGGCGGGCCGAGGCGCTGGCCCGGGAGGTCCGCCTCCGCGGGTGA
- a CDS encoding aldo/keto reductase family protein: MEFRHLGRSGLKISEITFGNWLTHGSQVENDAAIACVHAALDAGISTFDTADVYANTAAETVLGIALKGQRRESLEILTKVFFPTGPKGHNDSGLSRKHIHESIDGSLKRLGTDHVDVYQAHRWDVSTPVEETMQAFADVVRAGKALYIGVSEWTADQLRQGHALAKDLGFQLISNQPQYSALYRVIEEEVVPTSRELGISQVVFSPIAQGVLTGKYTPGGAPPEGSRATDEKGGKQMISRWMRDDVLSRVQELKSVASELQLSMAQLAVAWVLQNDNVAAAIIGASRPEQVHENVKASGVTIPAELLQKIDAALGEVVERDPARTAATAPTSRPS; this comes from the coding sequence ATGGAGTTCCGACACCTCGGTCGCAGCGGACTGAAGATCTCAGAGATCACCTTTGGCAACTGGCTCACCCACGGCTCCCAGGTCGAGAACGACGCGGCGATCGCGTGCGTCCACGCCGCGCTCGACGCGGGCATCTCGACGTTCGACACGGCTGACGTCTACGCGAACACGGCCGCCGAGACGGTCCTGGGCATCGCGCTCAAGGGCCAGCGCCGGGAGAGCCTGGAGATCCTGACGAAGGTCTTCTTCCCGACCGGCCCCAAGGGCCACAACGATTCGGGCTTGTCCCGCAAGCACATCCACGAGTCCATCGACGGGTCGCTCAAGCGGCTCGGCACCGACCACGTCGACGTCTACCAGGCTCACCGCTGGGACGTCTCGACCCCGGTCGAGGAGACGATGCAGGCCTTCGCCGACGTCGTCCGCGCCGGCAAGGCGCTCTACATCGGCGTGAGCGAGTGGACCGCCGACCAGCTCCGCCAGGGCCACGCGCTGGCGAAGGACCTGGGTTTCCAGCTCATCTCCAACCAGCCGCAGTACTCCGCGCTCTACCGCGTGATCGAGGAGGAGGTCGTCCCGACCTCGCGCGAGCTGGGCATCTCCCAGGTCGTCTTCTCCCCCATCGCCCAGGGCGTGCTGACCGGCAAGTACACCCCTGGTGGCGCGCCGCCCGAGGGCAGCCGGGCCACCGACGAGAAGGGTGGCAAGCAGATGATCAGCCGCTGGATGCGCGACGACGTGCTGTCGCGGGTCCAGGAGCTGAAGTCGGTGGCGAGCGAGCTGCAGCTCTCGATGGCGCAGCTGGCCGTCGCGTGGGTGCTGCAGAACGACAACGTCGCGGCCGCGATCATCGGCGCCTCGCGTCCCGAGCAGGTGCACGAGAACGTCAAGGCCTCCGGCGTGACGATCCCGGCGGAGCTGCTCCAGAAGATCGACGCCGCCCTCGGCGAGGTCGTCGAGCGCGACCCCGCCCGCACCGCCGCGACCGCCCCCACGTCCCGCCCGTCCTGA
- the exaC gene encoding acetaldehyde dehydrogenase ExaC has translation MTVYEAPGRTGSVVEYADRYDHWIGGERVAPAEGGYFENPSPVNGQTFTEVARGTAADIERALDAAHAAAPAWGRTSVAERALVLNRIADRIEANLEKIAVAETWDNGKPVRECLAADIPLVVDHLRYFAGVVRAQEGGISQIDEDTVAYHFHEPLGVVGQIIPWNFPLLMAIWKLAPALAAGNCVVLKPAEQTPASIMFLMDLIGDLLPPGVVNVVNGFGAEAGKPLASNPRIRKIAFTGETTTGRLIMQYASQNLIPVTLELGGKSPNIFFDDVASAHDDFYDKSLEGFTMFALNQGEVCTCPSRALIQNGIYESFLADAVERTRAIKQGNPLDTETMIGAQASNDQLEKILSYIDIGKQEGAKLLIGGDRADLGGDLAGGYYVNPTIFEGDNSMRIFQEEIFGPVVSVTRFEGPDDALKIANDTLYGLGAGVWSRDIHLAYRMGRGIQAGRVWTNNYHAYPAHAAFGGYKSSGIGRENHKMMLDHYQQTKNLLVSYSTSKLGFF, from the coding sequence ATGACGGTCTACGAAGCCCCCGGACGCACCGGCAGCGTGGTCGAGTACGCCGACCGCTACGACCACTGGATCGGCGGCGAACGCGTGGCGCCCGCCGAGGGCGGCTACTTCGAGAACCCCAGCCCCGTGAACGGGCAGACCTTCACCGAGGTGGCCCGCGGCACCGCGGCCGACATCGAACGGGCCCTCGACGCCGCCCACGCCGCGGCTCCCGCCTGGGGCCGCACCTCGGTCGCCGAACGTGCCCTCGTCCTGAACCGGATCGCCGACCGCATCGAGGCCAACCTCGAGAAGATCGCCGTCGCCGAGACCTGGGACAACGGCAAACCCGTCCGCGAGTGCCTCGCCGCCGACATCCCGCTCGTCGTGGACCACCTGCGCTACTTCGCGGGCGTCGTCCGCGCCCAGGAGGGCGGGATCTCGCAGATCGACGAGGACACCGTCGCCTACCACTTCCACGAACCCCTGGGCGTGGTCGGGCAGATCATCCCCTGGAACTTCCCGCTGCTGATGGCGATCTGGAAGCTGGCCCCGGCGCTCGCGGCGGGCAACTGCGTCGTCCTGAAGCCGGCGGAACAGACCCCGGCCTCGATCATGTTCCTGATGGACCTCATCGGCGACCTGCTGCCACCGGGCGTGGTGAACGTCGTCAACGGGTTCGGGGCCGAGGCCGGGAAACCCCTGGCCAGCAACCCGCGCATCCGCAAGATCGCCTTCACCGGTGAGACGACGACCGGCCGCCTGATCATGCAGTACGCGAGCCAGAACCTCATCCCGGTCACGCTGGAACTGGGCGGCAAGAGCCCGAACATCTTCTTCGACGACGTGGCGAGCGCGCACGACGACTTCTACGACAAGTCCCTCGAGGGTTTCACGATGTTCGCCCTCAACCAGGGCGAGGTCTGCACCTGCCCGTCGCGCGCCCTGATCCAGAACGGGATCTACGAGTCGTTCCTGGCCGACGCCGTGGAACGCACCCGCGCCATCAAGCAGGGGAACCCGCTGGACACCGAGACGATGATCGGCGCCCAGGCCAGCAACGACCAGCTCGAGAAGATCCTCTCCTACATCGACATCGGCAAGCAGGAGGGCGCCAAGCTCCTCATCGGCGGCGACCGGGCCGACCTCGGGGGCGACCTCGCCGGCGGGTACTACGTGAACCCGACGATCTTCGAGGGCGACAACTCGATGCGCATCTTCCAGGAGGAGATCTTCGGGCCCGTGGTCTCGGTGACCCGCTTCGAGGGCCCGGACGACGCGCTGAAGATCGCCAACGACACCCTCTACGGTCTCGGGGCCGGGGTGTGGTCCCGCGACATCCACCTCGCCTACCGCATGGGCCGGGGGATCCAGGCCGGGCGGGTGTGGACGAACAACTACCACGCCTACCCCGCGCACGCCGCGTTCGGCGGGTACAAGAGCTCGGGCATCGGGCGGGAGAACCACAAGATGATGCTGGACCACTACCAGCAGACGAAGAACCTCCTCGTCAGCTACTCCACGAGCAAGCTCGGCTTCTTCTGA
- a CDS encoding COX15/CtaA family protein, which yields MTHSRAVRWTTAAALAVAILIIVTGGIVRVSGSGLGCPTWPRCTADSFTSAAASTGIHGAIEFGNRLLTTVICIAVGAVIIACLLQRPRHRALLWSGWGQFLGVVLNAVVGGITVLTGLNPYIVAAHFVAAIALLVSATVSYDIAHRAVVPAPAETTRRLARGLVVVTGVVVVLGTIVTGSGPHPGDSAEIHRIPASWTAVTVVHGISAVLALVLAAVVVVVAKRAGDDLVHRRATILLVLFVLQAGLGIYQSLDGLPGVAVVLHLLGAALTASGATRVLLAARSSTVDRLAPEALAV from the coding sequence GTGACCCACTCCCGCGCCGTCCGCTGGACGACCGCGGCGGCCCTGGCCGTCGCCATCCTCATCATCGTGACCGGCGGGATCGTCCGGGTCTCCGGCTCCGGGCTCGGCTGCCCGACCTGGCCGCGCTGCACCGCCGACTCCTTCACCTCCGCCGCCGCCTCGACGGGCATCCACGGCGCGATCGAGTTCGGCAACCGGCTCCTCACGACGGTCATCTGCATCGCCGTCGGGGCCGTGATCATCGCCTGCCTGCTGCAGCGGCCGCGTCACCGCGCGCTGCTCTGGTCCGGCTGGGGGCAGTTCCTCGGGGTCGTCCTCAACGCCGTCGTCGGGGGGATCACCGTCCTCACCGGGCTGAACCCCTACATCGTGGCCGCCCACTTCGTCGCCGCCATCGCCCTGCTGGTCTCCGCGACGGTCAGCTACGACATCGCCCACCGCGCGGTGGTCCCCGCACCGGCCGAGACGACCCGCCGGCTGGCCCGTGGGCTGGTCGTGGTGACCGGTGTCGTCGTGGTGCTGGGCACGATCGTCACCGGGTCCGGGCCGCACCCCGGTGACAGCGCCGAGATCCACCGCATCCCGGCGAGCTGGACGGCCGTCACGGTCGTGCACGGGATCTCGGCCGTCCTCGCGCTGGTGCTCGCGGCCGTCGTGGTCGTCGTGGCGAAGCGTGCCGGGGACGACCTGGTCCACCGTCGCGCGACGATCCTGCTGGTCCTCTTCGTCCTCCAGGCCGGCCTCGGGATCTACCAGAGCCTCGACGGCCTCCCGGGGGTCGCGGTGGTCCTGCACCTCCTCGGTGCCGCGCTCACCGCGTCCGGTGCGACGCGCGTGCTGCTGGCCGCCCGCAGCTCCACGGTGGACCGACTCGCCCCCGAGGCCCTCGCCGTCTGA